A genome region from Myxococcales bacterium includes the following:
- a CDS encoding phospho-N-acetylmuramoyl-pentapeptide-transferase produces the protein MLYYLLYPLYDRFVGFNVIRYITFRTLMAAFTAMFIYFVFGKPFIRFLAKKQFWQTVRDDGPVTHMDKRGTPTMGGILIWISVFASILLWSKFLDPFIILASAIIIIFGVIGFIDDYRKVILRDAKGLRARWKFPLQLIFATFAVMVLFDVMGMDRNLVVPFFKGLQPDLGWFYIPFAALVIVGASNAVNLTDGLDGLVSVPAMVAFLAYAVLAYVAGHAAIARYLTVQFVPGSGELSVLCGACVGACIGFLWFNAHPASIFMGDVGSIPMGALLGYVAVVTKNEILLIVIGGIFVLETISVITQVISFKLTGRRIFRMAPIHHHFELKGWSESKVIVRFWIISIILALVSLATLKIR, from the coding sequence ATGCTATATTATCTTTTATATCCGCTGTACGACAGGTTCGTAGGTTTTAACGTCATAAGGTATATCACCTTCAGGACGTTGATGGCCGCGTTTACGGCGATGTTTATCTACTTCGTTTTCGGGAAGCCGTTCATTCGCTTTCTCGCCAAAAAGCAGTTTTGGCAGACCGTCAGGGACGACGGTCCAGTTACCCATATGGACAAAAGGGGAACGCCTACGATGGGAGGCATACTGATATGGATATCGGTTTTTGCCTCGATACTGCTGTGGTCCAAATTTTTAGATCCCTTCATTATTCTCGCTTCGGCCATAATCATAATATTCGGTGTGATAGGTTTTATAGACGACTACAGGAAGGTGATACTTAGGGATGCCAAGGGGCTTCGTGCCAGATGGAAATTTCCGCTTCAGCTAATTTTTGCCACCTTTGCCGTCATGGTTCTTTTCGATGTTATGGGGATGGATAGAAATTTAGTGGTACCATTTTTCAAAGGACTCCAGCCCGATCTGGGATGGTTCTACATTCCGTTCGCGGCCCTCGTCATTGTGGGAGCATCAAACGCCGTGAACCTTACGGATGGTCTCGATGGGCTCGTAAGCGTCCCGGCTATGGTTGCGTTTTTGGCCTATGCAGTTTTGGCTTACGTCGCAGGGCATGCCGCGATCGCCAGATATCTGACAGTCCAGTTCGTGCCCGGAAGCGGAGAACTTTCGGTGCTATGTGGCGCGTGCGTCGGAGCGTGTATAGGGTTTCTGTGGTTCAACGCACACCCTGCTTCAATATTTATGGGGGATGTAGGCTCCATCCCGATGGGCGCCCTGCTTGGATACGTAGCCGTGGTCACCAAAAATGAAATTCTACTGATAGTGATAGGCGGAATCTTCGTCCTGGAAACGATATCGGTCATAACTCAGGTGATATCGTTCAAACTCACAGGAAGAAGGATTTTCAGAATGGCTCCGATTCACCACCATTTTGAACTCAAGGGGTGGTCCGAGTCGAAGGTGATAGTCAGGTTTTGGATAATATCGATAATATTGGCGCTGGTCAGTTTGGCCACGCTCAAAATAAGGTGA